The sequence TGGCATTCACAGGGTGGCTGTCAGCTGCTGGTCGTGCTGCAGTCCTTGGGACCCCGCCCCTGCAGCTATTCCTCCATGTGACCACCCCAGTTTATTATAACGGCTATGTTCTTTAGAGCGGGGTACCGGATCCCTTGGGGCATGCgaagaaaatacaagaaattcTCTTTTAAAACTACAACTCTAAGGAAGCAATTAAGCTTTGCTAAGCTTTAATACGCACAACAGTAGGACTATATACATGGATTGGAAGCAAGGGCACACTTCTCTGATCCTGGGACTTGTGTTCCATTCTCATCACCCCAGATCAGGGCCTCCATACAGGAGGTGATCACAAGTGGCtggtgaacaaataaatgaagggAAATACAAGCCACTTCCTAATTTCTAGGGGATGAGGGGTCAGATATGGGCCCTGGCTGGAGCCTCTGCCACAGGGGCCGCTCCCTCAGAGGGGCAGTGGGGGTCAAGGCCTTCCTCTCCagctccctcccaccctctcccgTGGCTCCTGCTTGCGTGGGAATGCTGTCCTCGGAAGCCCACGTGGGCCCAGGAAGTAACAAAGGCATTCCCCATGCCTAGGATCGCACGGCTCCAGGCTGCACCTCAGGCCCCGTTAGCTGGACATCCGCTGTGCCCGCTGTGCGCGAGGCTGAGGGCGGCCCCAGGCCGGCGCCTCCCTGGCCCAGCCTCCCACCACCACACCCTAGCAGCCCCTCCAGTGAGTCCCAGGCAGTGGGCGCGAAGAGCTGAGCCACCACCTTGGGTCTGTGGATCGCTCCCTCTCTTTAATGAAAACCCGGCTCTGCACACAGGCGTCTGTGCCGAGCAGGGCGCTGTTGCGTCTTGGTCATTTCTCAGTTTCAGAAAAATGGCTTCCCATTTGATAGTCTTCTGGAATCTTTTACTCCACCTTATCTAACATTTATCCACATTAACAACAGCTTTTTGtctcacaataattttattttatttaggaaaACAACATATAGCCATTATAGACATTTCAGAGAAAACAGCAAAGCGTGGACACAAAGATGGCTGGGACGCAACTAACTGACCGGCACGGCCTGGGCTGGCTCTGGCCCGGCTCTGGCCTTTGGGGTTCAGAACCCAATGTGAGGCCTCCTCTGGCAAATGGGGCCACTTCCGCAGGCACGTTTGTGGACCAGCGTTATGCCTGGTTTCATTCACCCAAGAGACGCAAGAGGCACTGTGCTAGGGACACAAAGGGGAACAAGACAGACCCTGTCCAGAGCTCCCAACCTGTCAGAACCGTGTGCCCGAAAGGGCCCCCGGGACAGCCGCCTGACCCAGCTCCAGGCAGTGGAGGAGGCGATCCTAAGGGAAGAGCCCAAGCACGAGCAGGTCTGTCAGCCAAAGTGGGGACGGCTGGCACCTGCCCTTTGCTCAACAGCTCCCCTGCGCCCCTCACCCGACCTGCCTGCCCTCCTCTGAATTTTCTAAAGCCAACTGTCTGTTCCAATCAGAATCtacttctttgattaattttcacatatatacATCTTATACTTCATCATTAGGCTGCCAATATGTATTTCCTGAGGACAGAGATTATTTTAATCTTTGTTGGCTCTCACTGCACCGACAGTTATGAGCTGGACAGGACTTTTGCCCCATAAACCCTGGCTGGGGACCAGGTTTTCTCTTAGGTGAATCAGCACTACCCCATGATTTGTTTGGGGCAAGAAGGATGAGGTGAGTGGTGGTAGCAGGTGAAAAGGGCCTCAGGGAAAAAGACACGAAAGCTACCCACAGAAACCACATCTACTGGGCTGCTGCCTAGACCAAGGGCTTAAAATACTTCCTATTTGCTAATGGACAGAGTCAAACCACAGAACACTTCTCAATCACTGGGAGGAAAGAGAACAGGAGACAAGTACTTTACTGCAACCAAGAGCCAACTGAGGACACCCCAGAACGGGGCCGCAGAGGCAGCCCCGCTTAGTCGAAGGCGATGCGGAAGCCGCGCTCCTGCTCCTTGCGCCGCCCCTCGCACACCCTCGTCACCTCCTCCACCTTCCTCTGCAGCAGGGCCGAGTTCTGGTCGACCCACTGCAGCGAGTCCATGTGCGCGTTGAGGATCTTGCAGATCTGCTGCAGCGGGTCGCTGGTGTCGGCGGGGCCCCCGCACGTGTTCAGGTGCTCGATGACGTCCTTGAGGTCCTGGGCCATGCGCTTCAGCTGCGCGTCGATGTTCTCCGCCAGCTTGTAGGTCTTCTCGCGCTCCTCGTCGGCGTGCTGCAGGTAGATGGTCCCGCTCTGCTCCTTGACCGACTCCTCCAGCGGGCTCAGCAGGTCTTCCAGCTCCTTCTGCTGGGACAGGATGAAGTCGAGCTCTTGGTCCAGCCGCCTCTGGTCCAGCTTCACCTTCTCCACCTCGCGGTGCAGGGTGGTGATCTTCTCCCCGTTCTCGATCAGCGTGCGGTCCCAGGCGTTCACCTGCGTGGCCTGCTGCAGGAAGTGCCGCTCCTGGTCCTCCAGCTCCAGGCTCCACTTGTTGATCAGACTCTCCAGCTGGGCGTAGGTCATCGCGGGACTGGCAGGGGCCACGGCGGCGGCACTGGGGCCAGGTGGAGGGGCGGTGATGGTGGCTGCAGCACCACCTGAGATGCCTATGGGTGCCAGTGGCTTCAGATTCAAGGCGaagctggtggtggtggtggtggaggaagTGGTGGATGCAGTGCTGGCTGTGCTGGAAGCCGCCCCGGGCGCCTTGAGGCTGAATCCCAGAGCTGCCCCTGCAGGCGTCCCAGTGGTGGCTGCCGGGGCACACAGCGACAGGCTGGTAGCGGCGGACGAGGCTGGAGCGGTTGCTATTGAGGAGAAGAGAGTGGACCCAGCACTGGTGGCGGTGGCCGTGGTTGTGGCTGGCTGGGTAGTCCCTGCTCCCGTGGCTGCTGGCGTGGTCAGAGTGAAGGGTAACCCGGCAAGTGCCGGGGGCTGGCCCGAAGTCCCCATGGAGCCAGCACTGAACCCAGAGGACCCGGTCTGGGCTGTGCCTCCGCCGGTGAGTGAGAAGCTCCCGGCTGTGGTGGACGGTGCAGCTGAGGTAGTAGAGGTGCTGAACACAAAGCCAGTGGGGGCCGTCCCCTGGCCGGAGGCAGCGGTGCTCGGTGTGGCACCGGGCAGGGAGCTGCCGCCGAGCCCACCAGGGTTCAGGGCGGCCTGGGTGGTAGCAGTGCTGCTCAGACTCAACTTGGGAGCGCTCATCCCCAAGGAAAACCCTGTTCCGCTGGCAGCAGGAGCAGCTGATCCGAAACTGAAGCCCGGGGCCTGCGTGGCTGGCGCCTGGGTGGTGAGGGAGAAGAGGCTGGAAGGTGGAGTGCTTGTGGTGGGCTGGGATGGGATCCCAAAGTTGAACCCTCCTGTGCCAGTTGTGGAGAAGGAAAACCCCGTGGAGGCGGTGGTCGTTGCCGTCTTCGCGGTGCCAAACGTGAACCCGCCCGTGGGGGCCCCAGCGCCGCCAAAGTTAAAGCCGCTCATGACTCCAGACTCTCGGGGCAGTGGCTCCTCCGGCTCCCAGAGCAAACCCAGCGTCGGCAGCCTTGGAAAGACTCTAAAGCAGAGGAAGTGACATGGTCAGACAGCGGGCTGGGAAAGCGGCCTCCGGCACGAGGGCGCACACTGGGAAGGTGGCGGGACTGGGCTGTCAAGGAGGCAgccaccctcctcctcctcccctacaCAAGGAGTGAAGGATCCAGAAGGGCAAGTCCGGGGACCAGGCAGAGAAGGCCGAGGGACAGGGACTGTGCCCCACCTGCCAGAGCAGTACCAGGACCCCGAGTCCCACCTTCGGACCTGCACCCCAGCCCTTGCTGCCTGCGCCCCGCTCCCCACCTGTGGCCTAACCTGGGGCGTGGAGCAGGAGGACAGGCGGTTGCTCTTGACCCACTGGCAAGGTGGACCCCTCCTTCTAGTAACAGGCCCCCTTTCCTTTAACTTGGGGTGAGCACGACACCCAATACTCAACCAGATGATTCAACCCCCTGGATGTGGTGTCTGGTTCAAGGTAATTTGAGTCCCAAGCCAGCCTATGGAGCCCCCGCCTAAGGACACGTCTGCAGGAGCAAGAGCGGCACCGCAGGGCACGAGGCTCTGGGCTCCCCGCGCCTCCCCAGGCTCCTGCAGTGCGAAGGGCTCTGCGACATCCAGCTGCAAAGCTGAGGCAGGCTCTGCTGCCTGCGGCCACCCCAGAGGAAGCGCTTTCAGGTAAACCACCCTGTCTGCCCTCCGAGCCCGCCCAGCCTGAGGGGCCACCCCGGGAAGGGACCCCACCCCAGGTTAGAATGGGGAAGCTGGGATTCAGTGGGGTTGGCAATTTACAGGGTCACCACTGTCAAGGGGTGGAGATAGGACCTGGGCCAGATTTACAGACCTGCTGGGCGAGCACAGGGACAGCTGTAGGGCGCTTCCCTCCACCCGACCTGGGCGTCAATTAGAGCTTCGAGCTGAAGCGAGAGACCAGCACCGATATGGTCTCTAACCGCACAGAGCTGAGTGGCATTTCTCATGGAAAAGGGTCTGGGGGTTGCAGGAAATGAGACAGGGCATGACggcagaggggctggggctgAAGGCCAAGTTTTAAGTGCGGCGTGATGGCAGCTGTGGGAAAGCAGACCAGCTCTGAGGAGTGAGGGCTGCGAAGAAAACGCCGAGGTGTGGAGAAGGGCGCCTCTGCGCGGTGCGAGGCGACATGGGAATCTGGTCTCGTGGCTTATGGTGTTTTCCCAATGCTGTCTCCACGATGGAGAAACATAACGGGTAGGCCTGGGCGTGGCTTCGACCTGAGGAAGCAGCGCGCCAGCGGGCAGGTCTCCAATCCCCGCGTCAACAGGAGACGGCATTCAACGCGCCTCCCTGGACAGCCTCGCGGGGACTGGAGGGGCTGGCCCGGGAGGGTGGGGCCCACAGGTGGCACTCAAGGCAGCAGGGAGACCCCACCTGCAAAGCGCACCCTGCCTGGGGCCTGGCTGGGCACATGACCGTTAGGCTGGTCCTTCACTGCTGCCGGGGGAGCCCTCACGGTTCTCCAGTGGACCTGGCGTGGAAGCTCGAAAACGCCCCTGAAGATGCCCACGTCCTAATGCCCAGaacctgtggacacgttccctgCCACGGCAAGAGGGCCTGTGCAGGGGGGGTGAGGTCGAGGGTCTTGAGGTGGGGGCGTCTAAGGGGACCCAACGCAACCAAAGGGTCCTAGGAGGAGGGAGGCAAGGGAGACCGACAGAGCAGAGGCCGGTGACAGCAGCAGAGCCAGAGAGCGAAGGTGTCACGCCGCTGGCGCTGAAGACGGAGGAGGGCCAGCACCAAGGGTCACAGCAGCCTCTGGAAGCTGCAAGAGGCCAGGAAATGGACCCCCTAGGACCCCACAGGGAAGCAGCTCTGCCAGCACCCGCACTGCAGCCCAGTGAGGCTGCAATCTGCACGAGAACCCATGCGTGTTGCTTTGGGCCACTGAGTTGGTGGCAGtctgttacagcagccataggaGGCACCCACCATGGTTTTTCTGCT is a genomic window of Dasypus novemcinctus isolate mDasNov1 chromosome 18, mDasNov1.1.hap2, whole genome shotgun sequence containing:
- the NUP62 gene encoding nuclear pore glycoprotein p62, producing MSGFNFGGAGAPTGGFTFGTAKTATTTASTGFSFSTTGTGGFNFGIPSQPTTSTPPSSLFSLTTQAPATQAPGFSFGSAAPAASGTGFSLGMSAPKLSLSSTATTQAALNPGGLGGSSLPGATPSTAASGQGTAPTGFVFSTSTTSAAPSTTAGSFSLTGGGTAQTGSSGFSAGSMGTSGQPPALAGLPFTLTTPAATGAGTTQPATTTATATSAGSTLFSSIATAPASSAATSLSLCAPAATTGTPAGAALGFSLKAPGAASSTASTASTTSSTTTTTSFALNLKPLAPIGISGGAAATITAPPPGPSAAAVAPASPAMTYAQLESLINKWSLELEDQERHFLQQATQVNAWDRTLIENGEKITTLHREVEKVKLDQRRLDQELDFILSQQKELEDLLSPLEESVKEQSGTIYLQHADEEREKTYKLAENIDAQLKRMAQDLKDVIEHLNTCGGPADTSDPLQQICKILNAHMDSLQWVDQNSALLQRKVEEVTRVCEGRRKEQERGFRIAFD